The following proteins come from a genomic window of Achromobacter deleyi:
- the cyoE gene encoding heme o synthase, with the protein MTSLAAPQSGLLRQYFVLTKPRVTQLAVFCAVIGMFLAVPGVPDMRRVLFGTLGIWLLAAAAFAINCLIEQEVDARMLRTARRATARGTISAFQVLSLSGLLGGVGMFVLYTLVNPLTMWLTFATFVGYAVIYTIILKPRTPQNIVIGGLSGAMPPALGWAAVADSVPAEAWLLVLIIFIWTPPHFWALALYRNHDYVKAGLPMLPVTHGQQFTRLHILLYSIALVATTLLPTAIRMSGALYLASALVLGGMFVSYAWRLYRNYSDELARSMFRFSILYLALLFGALLVDHWVALI; encoded by the coding sequence ATGACCAGTCTTGCCGCTCCCCAATCCGGATTGCTCCGCCAGTATTTCGTTCTCACCAAGCCGCGCGTCACCCAATTGGCGGTGTTCTGCGCGGTGATCGGCATGTTCCTGGCCGTGCCAGGCGTGCCGGACATGCGCCGCGTGCTGTTCGGCACCCTTGGCATCTGGCTGCTGGCCGCGGCCGCCTTCGCCATCAACTGCCTGATCGAGCAGGAAGTCGACGCGCGCATGCTGCGCACGGCGCGGCGCGCCACCGCGCGCGGCACCATTTCCGCTTTCCAGGTGCTGAGCCTGTCCGGCCTGCTGGGCGGGGTCGGCATGTTCGTGCTGTACACGTTGGTCAACCCGCTCACCATGTGGCTGACCTTCGCCACGTTCGTCGGCTACGCCGTCATCTACACCATCATCCTGAAGCCGCGCACGCCGCAGAACATCGTCATCGGCGGCCTGTCGGGCGCCATGCCGCCCGCGCTGGGCTGGGCGGCGGTGGCCGATTCCGTGCCGGCCGAGGCCTGGCTGCTGGTGCTGATCATCTTCATCTGGACGCCGCCGCACTTCTGGGCGCTGGCCTTGTACCGCAACCATGACTACGTCAAGGCCGGCCTGCCGATGCTGCCGGTGACGCATGGCCAGCAGTTCACGCGCCTGCATATCCTGCTCTACAGCATCGCGCTGGTCGCCACCACGCTGCTGCCCACCGCGATCCGCATGAGCGGCGCGCTGTACCTGGCGTCGGCGCTGGTGCTGGGCGGCATGTTCGTGTCGTATGCCTGGCGGCTGTACCGCAACTACAGCGACGAGTTGGCGCGCAGCATGTTCCGTTTTTCCATCCTCTACCTGGCGCTGCTGTTCGGCGCCCTGCTGGTGGACCACTGGGTCGCGCTGATCTGA
- a CDS encoding COX15/CtaA family protein, translating into MERIKARYRKLVFFTWFLTLDLIMFGAFVRLTDSGLGCPDWPGCYGSVTPLGAMGDIHEASQAMPFGPVTLSKAWIEMIHRYVGSILGMLIIGIVYMAWRYRRELGRSPALAVTTLVAVCVQGAFGAWTVTHKLMPVVVTAHLVFGLSVLALMTWLSARERPHHAVAAAARRFKPWVVGGFVLLLIQVTLGGWVSTNYAALACMDFPMCHGKWVPDMDFHGGYSIIRALGELPSGEMISQPALTAIHWVHRNFAFVVFAYLGVLAWRLRADHGLRGPATLMLALLGAQLLTGLTTIFFQWPLLIAVLHNGGAAGLTLAAVVLMVRLSTAGGAPAGGYGPNSVRV; encoded by the coding sequence ATGGAACGCATCAAAGCGCGGTATCGCAAACTCGTCTTCTTCACCTGGTTCCTGACGCTGGACCTGATCATGTTCGGCGCCTTCGTGCGCCTGACGGACTCGGGCCTGGGCTGCCCGGACTGGCCCGGCTGCTACGGCAGCGTCACGCCGCTGGGGGCGATGGGCGATATCCACGAGGCCTCGCAGGCCATGCCGTTCGGCCCGGTGACGCTGTCCAAGGCCTGGATCGAGATGATCCACCGCTACGTCGGCTCGATCCTGGGCATGCTGATCATCGGCATCGTCTACATGGCTTGGCGCTATCGCCGCGAACTGGGCCGCTCGCCAGCCCTGGCGGTGACGACGCTGGTGGCCGTGTGCGTGCAGGGTGCGTTCGGCGCCTGGACCGTGACGCACAAGCTGATGCCCGTCGTGGTCACGGCGCACCTGGTGTTCGGCCTGTCGGTGCTGGCGCTGATGACCTGGCTGTCGGCGCGCGAACGTCCGCACCATGCCGTGGCCGCCGCGGCGCGGCGCTTCAAGCCCTGGGTGGTCGGCGGTTTCGTGCTGCTGCTGATCCAGGTGACGCTGGGCGGCTGGGTCAGCACCAACTACGCGGCGCTGGCCTGCATGGATTTCCCCATGTGCCACGGCAAATGGGTGCCTGACATGGACTTCCACGGCGGTTATTCGATCATCCGCGCCTTGGGTGAGCTGCCGTCCGGGGAAATGATCTCGCAGCCGGCGCTGACGGCGATCCACTGGGTGCATCGCAATTTCGCTTTCGTCGTGTTCGCCTACCTGGGCGTGCTGGCCTGGCGCCTGCGGGCCGACCACGGCCTGCGCGGCCCGGCCACGCTGATGCTGGCGCTGCTGGGGGCCCAGCTGCTGACCGGCCTGACGACGATCTTCTTCCAGTGGCCTTTGTTGATCGCGGTGCTGCACAATGGCGGGGCCGCCGGCCTGACGCTGGCCGCGGTGGTCCTGATGGTGCGCCTGTCCACTGCGGGCGGGGCGCCGGCCGGGGGCTACGGCCCCAATTCGGTGCGCGTTTAA
- a CDS encoding SCO family protein: MTASQPARRSLTPMVLVFLCTLAPIVAAFVVYMNPQWWPADASNYGQLVEPQRPVPAPEALKLTTLDGKPFDLQSLKGKWLLVAADGAACPESCARKLYITRNTHASQGKNVDRLARVWFITDDGPVPDKVMEAYQGTIMLRADPDQLARFLLARDGVAGQPGLAQPIWVIDPLGNLMMQYPADADGVKVRKDISKLVYNSRIG, translated from the coding sequence ATGACTGCTTCCCAACCCGCCCGGCGCTCGCTGACGCCCATGGTGCTGGTGTTCCTGTGCACGCTGGCGCCGATCGTGGCGGCCTTCGTGGTCTACATGAATCCGCAGTGGTGGCCGGCCGACGCCAGCAACTACGGCCAGCTGGTCGAGCCGCAGCGGCCGGTGCCGGCGCCCGAGGCGCTCAAGCTGACCACGCTGGACGGCAAGCCGTTCGACCTGCAGAGCCTGAAGGGCAAGTGGCTGCTGGTCGCGGCCGACGGCGCGGCCTGCCCGGAAAGCTGCGCCCGCAAGCTCTACATCACCCGCAACACCCACGCCAGCCAGGGCAAGAACGTCGACCGCCTGGCGCGGGTCTGGTTCATCACCGACGACGGCCCGGTGCCGGACAAGGTGATGGAGGCCTACCAGGGCACGATCATGCTGCGCGCCGATCCGGACCAGCTGGCGCGCTTCCTGCTGGCGCGCGACGGCGTGGCCGGGCAGCCTGGGCTGGCGCAGCCGATCTGGGTGATCGATCCCCTGGGCAACCTGATGATGCAGTATCCCGCCGACGCCGACGGCGTGAAGGTGCGCAAGGACATCAGCAAGCTGGTCTATAACTCGCGCATCGGTTGA
- a CDS encoding SURF1 family protein, with product MARPHSTRYTVAALLLLGIAVVILASLGQWQLRRADERRDILAAIEAGRNQAPLQLSPSTAPADMKPWRVAQASGTWLPEFSVLLDNRNHDGRPGYWLATPLLLDADKRTAVLVLRGWLPRVIQGQGAPALPATPEGEQTIKGELSTRVPRMFELWSLGGQDASSLPATLPAAGGVVPQVQNLPLDAYARVTGLTLLPAVVSQFGLGGDDGLVHDWPQPSVNFQQNTIYAVEWFSFALFAAIAWLVVLGGAIKRMRQRAANDPVA from the coding sequence ATGGCCCGACCGCATTCAACCCGCTACACGGTAGCCGCCTTGCTCCTGCTTGGGATCGCCGTGGTGATCCTGGCGTCGCTGGGCCAATGGCAACTGCGGCGCGCCGACGAGCGACGCGACATTCTGGCGGCTATCGAGGCCGGCCGCAACCAGGCGCCGCTGCAGTTGTCGCCCTCGACCGCCCCGGCCGACATGAAACCGTGGCGCGTGGCCCAGGCCAGCGGCACGTGGCTGCCAGAATTCAGTGTACTGCTGGACAACCGCAACCATGACGGCCGGCCCGGCTACTGGCTGGCCACGCCGCTGCTGCTCGATGCCGACAAGCGCACCGCGGTGCTGGTGCTGCGCGGCTGGCTGCCGCGGGTGATCCAGGGCCAGGGCGCGCCGGCGCTGCCGGCCACGCCCGAGGGCGAACAGACCATCAAGGGCGAGCTGTCGACGCGCGTGCCGCGCATGTTCGAGCTGTGGTCGCTGGGCGGCCAGGATGCCTCCAGCCTGCCTGCCACGCTGCCAGCGGCGGGAGGCGTGGTGCCGCAGGTGCAGAACCTGCCGCTGGACGCCTACGCGCGTGTCACCGGCCTGACCCTGCTGCCCGCCGTGGTGAGCCAGTTCGGGCTGGGGGGGGACGACGGCCTGGTGCACGACTGGCCGCAGCCGTCGGTGAATTTCCAGCAGAACACGATCTACGCGGTAGAGTGGTTCTCTTTTGCCTTGTTCGCCGCGATCGCGTGGCTGGTGGTGCTGGGGGGCGCCATCAAGCGCATGCGCCAACGCGCGGCCAACGACCCGGTGGCCTGA
- a CDS encoding twin transmembrane helix small protein: MRVFVVLAFIGILASLASALVYLMRDKGSTNRTVNALTVRIGLSVALFLFVLFAHHMGWIESTGLR, from the coding sequence ATGCGCGTTTTCGTCGTACTGGCCTTCATCGGGATCCTGGCCAGTCTGGCATCCGCCCTGGTCTACCTGATGCGGGACAAGGGCAGCACCAACCGCACGGTCAATGCGCTGACGGTGCGCATCGGCCTGTCGGTGGCCCTGTTCCTGTTCGTGCTGTTCGCCCACCACATGGGCTGGATCGAAAGCACCGGTCTTAGATAG
- a CDS encoding cytochrome c oxidase subunit 3 translates to MSASHSVQGKEAPYYYVPADSGHPVRTAVALLLMGLGAAGWINGVSWAKWSVLVGFIALIVVLYYWFGDAIQESEAGMNSKRIDGSYRWGMSWFIFSEVMFFAAFFGALWYVRTITTPWLGDMDHRLMLWPDFQAVWPNFGPAGVVEHFQTVGPFWLPTINTALLLSSGVTLTIAHHALRENHRGKTMFWLAATVILGFIFVACQAAEYHHAYTELNLKFNSGAYGSLFYMLTGFHGFHVILGATMLTVILIRLMRGHFTADHHFGFEGAAWYWHFVDVVWLGLYLFVYWF, encoded by the coding sequence ATGAGTGCAAGCCACTCGGTTCAAGGTAAAGAGGCACCCTATTACTACGTGCCCGCCGATTCGGGGCATCCCGTGCGCACGGCCGTGGCGCTGTTGCTCATGGGCCTGGGCGCCGCGGGCTGGATCAACGGCGTGAGCTGGGCCAAGTGGTCGGTGCTGGTCGGCTTCATCGCGCTGATCGTGGTGCTGTACTACTGGTTCGGCGACGCCATCCAGGAATCCGAAGCCGGCATGAACAGCAAGCGCATCGACGGGTCGTACCGTTGGGGCATGAGCTGGTTCATCTTCTCGGAAGTGATGTTCTTCGCGGCGTTCTTCGGCGCGCTCTGGTACGTGCGCACCATCACCACGCCGTGGCTGGGCGACATGGACCACCGCCTGATGCTGTGGCCCGACTTCCAGGCGGTGTGGCCCAACTTCGGCCCGGCCGGCGTGGTCGAGCACTTCCAGACCGTGGGCCCCTTCTGGCTGCCGACGATCAACACCGCGCTGCTGCTGAGCTCGGGCGTGACGCTGACCATCGCCCACCATGCGCTGCGCGAGAACCATCGCGGCAAGACCATGTTCTGGCTGGCCGCCACGGTCATCCTGGGGTTCATCTTCGTGGCCTGCCAGGCCGCTGAGTACCACCACGCGTACACCGAGCTGAACCTCAAGTTCAATTCGGGCGCCTATGGTTCGCTGTTCTACATGCTGACGGGCTTTCACGGCTTCCACGTGATCCTGGGCGCCACGATGCTGACGGTCATCCTGATCCGCCTGATGCGCGGCCATTTCACCGCCGACCATCACTTCGGCTTCGAGGGCGCCGCCTGGTACTGGCACTTCGTGGACGTGGTGTGGCTGGGCCTGTACCTGTTCGTCTACTGGTTCTGA
- a CDS encoding DUF2970 domain-containing protein, translating into MSDDLRESAQRKLSFLQTMKAVAWGFFGVRKGAGYREDSARLNPVHVIVAGLLAAAIFVTVLVLIVRWAVSSLT; encoded by the coding sequence ATGAGCGACGACCTGCGTGAATCCGCCCAGCGCAAGCTGAGTTTTCTTCAGACGATGAAGGCGGTGGCGTGGGGGTTTTTCGGCGTCCGCAAGGGCGCGGGCTACCGCGAGGACAGCGCCAGGCTCAATCCCGTCCATGTGATCGTGGCGGGATTGTTGGCGGCGGCGATCTTCGTGACCGTGCTGGTGTTAATTGTGCGTTGGGCGGTATCCAGCCTGACTTGA
- a CDS encoding cytochrome oxidase small assembly protein, which yields MTPEQRRRNKIAGLILLVFVIAVFAWTVFRGSALLTGKAIGG from the coding sequence ATGACCCCCGAGCAGCGCCGACGCAACAAGATCGCAGGACTGATTCTGCTGGTATTCGTCATTGCCGTTTTCGCCTGGACCGTGTTCCGCGGTTCGGCGCTGTTGACGGGCAAGGCCATCGGCGGCTAG
- the ctaD gene encoding cytochrome c oxidase subunit I — MSSVTVDHVSPGHGHGHDDHHHAMPTGWRRWLFATNHKDIGTMYLIFSFVMLLEGGTLALLLRTELFEPGLQFFRPELFNQFTTMHGLIMVFGAIMPAFVGFANWMIPMQIGASDMAFARMNNFSFWLLPVAAIMLTASFFVPGGATAAGWTLYAPLSLQMGPGMDLAIFAMHIMGASSIMGAINIIVTVLNMRAPGMTLMKMPLFCWTWLITAFLLLAVMPVLAAAITMVLTDRHFGTGFFNAAAGGDPVLYQHVFWFFGHPEVYIMILPAFGIVSAIVPAFARKKLFGYASMVYATASIAVLSFIVWAHHMFTTGMPVTGQLYFMYATMLISIPTGVKVFNWVATMWRGSMTFETPMLFSIGFIFVFTMGGFTGLILSVAPIDIQVHDTYYVVAHFHYVLVAGSLFALFAGTYYWLPKWTGRMYSEKLGKVHFWSTLISFNVTFFPMHFLGLAGMPRRYADYAAQFTTFHQIATIGAFWFGLSQLIFLWAVLRCYMGKGEKATAKPWEGAEGLEWTVPSPAPFHTFETPPEVK; from the coding sequence ATGAGCAGCGTCACTGTAGACCACGTGTCGCCGGGCCACGGCCACGGTCACGATGACCACCACCACGCCATGCCCACCGGCTGGCGCCGCTGGCTTTTCGCCACCAACCACAAAGACATCGGGACGATGTATCTCATCTTCTCGTTCGTCATGCTGCTCGAAGGCGGCACGCTGGCGCTGTTGCTGCGTACCGAGCTGTTCGAGCCGGGCCTGCAGTTCTTCCGCCCCGAGCTGTTCAACCAGTTCACCACCATGCACGGCCTGATCATGGTGTTCGGCGCCATCATGCCGGCGTTCGTGGGCTTCGCGAACTGGATGATCCCGATGCAGATCGGCGCGTCCGACATGGCCTTCGCCCGCATGAACAACTTCAGCTTCTGGCTGCTGCCGGTGGCCGCGATCATGCTGACGGCCTCGTTCTTCGTGCCGGGCGGCGCCACCGCCGCCGGCTGGACGCTGTACGCGCCGCTGTCGCTGCAGATGGGCCCGGGCATGGACCTGGCCATCTTCGCCATGCACATCATGGGCGCGTCCTCGATCATGGGCGCCATCAACATCATCGTGACCGTGCTGAACATGCGCGCGCCCGGCATGACGCTGATGAAGATGCCGCTGTTCTGCTGGACCTGGCTGATCACCGCGTTCCTGCTGCTGGCCGTGATGCCGGTGCTGGCCGCCGCCATCACCATGGTGCTGACCGACCGCCACTTCGGCACCGGCTTTTTCAACGCCGCCGCCGGCGGCGACCCGGTGCTGTACCAGCACGTGTTCTGGTTCTTCGGGCACCCCGAGGTCTACATCATGATCCTGCCGGCGTTCGGCATCGTGTCGGCCATCGTGCCCGCGTTCGCCCGCAAGAAGCTGTTCGGCTACGCCTCGATGGTGTACGCCACCGCCTCGATCGCCGTGCTGTCGTTCATCGTGTGGGCCCACCACATGTTCACCACCGGCATGCCGGTGACCGGGCAGCTGTACTTCATGTACGCCACCATGCTCATCTCCATCCCGACCGGGGTGAAGGTGTTCAACTGGGTCGCCACCATGTGGCGCGGCTCGATGACGTTCGAGACGCCGATGCTGTTCTCGATCGGCTTCATCTTCGTGTTCACCATGGGCGGCTTTACCGGCCTGATCCTGTCGGTGGCGCCGATCGACATCCAGGTGCATGACACGTATTACGTGGTGGCCCACTTCCACTACGTGCTGGTGGCCGGCTCGCTGTTCGCGCTGTTCGCAGGCACCTACTACTGGCTGCCCAAGTGGACCGGCCGCATGTATAGCGAAAAGCTGGGCAAGGTGCATTTCTGGTCGACGCTGATCTCGTTCAACGTGACCTTCTTCCCGATGCACTTCCTGGGCCTGGCCGGCATGCCGCGTCGCTACGCCGACTACGCCGCGCAGTTCACGACCTTCCACCAGATCGCCACCATCGGCGCGTTCTGGTTCGGCCTGTCGCAGCTGATCTTCCTGTGGGCGGTGCTGCGTTGCTACATGGGCAAGGGCGAGAAGGCCACGGCCAAGCCGTGGGAAGGCGCCGAAGGGCTGGAATGGACGGTGCCGTCGCCCGCGCCGTTCCACACTTTCGAAACGCCGCCCGAAGTCAAGTGA
- the coxB gene encoding cytochrome c oxidase subunit II: MKKWRGILGACALLIGSVAVAQVQDMPGGPKVNQLNLHEGVTQITRDVMWLHWLLLTICIVIFVGVFGVMFYSIWAHRKSRGHKAATFHEHLGVEVAWTVIPFIIVIAMALPATKTVVAMKDTSSADLTVKVTGYQWKWGYEYLDGSAAGIKFLATLSTPRAQIENREPKGQFYLMETDNHMVVPVDKKIRVMLTAADVIHSWMIPDFGVKQDAIPGFLRDAWFRAEKPGIYRGQCAELCGKDHAFMPIVVEVLSQPDYDKWVEDQKKKMAANADDPNKEWTEAELVARGEKVFAANCVACHQANGKGIPGSFPALDGDKVVLGPKAAQINTVLKGKPGTAMAAFGPQLNDVEIAAVISYTRHAWSNAGKGQDPTVMPKDVAAAR, translated from the coding sequence ATGAAGAAGTGGAGAGGGATACTGGGCGCTTGTGCGCTGCTGATTGGCAGCGTGGCCGTCGCTCAGGTGCAAGACATGCCCGGCGGCCCGAAGGTCAATCAGCTGAACCTGCACGAAGGCGTCACGCAGATCACGCGTGATGTCATGTGGTTGCACTGGCTGCTGCTCACGATCTGTATTGTGATTTTCGTGGGCGTCTTCGGAGTGATGTTCTACTCCATCTGGGCGCACCGGAAATCGCGCGGACACAAGGCCGCGACCTTCCACGAACACCTTGGCGTGGAAGTGGCCTGGACGGTCATCCCCTTCATCATCGTTATCGCCATGGCGCTGCCGGCCACCAAGACGGTCGTCGCCATGAAAGACACTTCCAGCGCCGACCTGACCGTCAAGGTCACCGGCTACCAGTGGAAATGGGGCTACGAATATCTCGACGGCTCCGCCGCCGGGATCAAATTCCTGGCCACCCTGTCGACGCCACGCGCCCAGATCGAGAACCGCGAGCCCAAGGGCCAGTTCTACCTGATGGAAACGGACAACCACATGGTGGTGCCCGTGGACAAGAAGATCCGCGTGATGTTGACCGCCGCCGACGTCATCCACTCGTGGATGATTCCCGATTTCGGCGTCAAGCAGGATGCCATCCCCGGCTTCCTGCGCGATGCGTGGTTCCGCGCCGAAAAGCCCGGTATCTACCGCGGCCAGTGCGCCGAGCTGTGCGGCAAGGACCACGCGTTCATGCCCATCGTCGTGGAAGTCCTGTCGCAACCGGACTACGATAAGTGGGTTGAAGACCAAAAGAAGAAGATGGCGGCAAACGCCGACGATCCCAATAAAGAGTGGACGGAAGCCGAACTGGTTGCCCGTGGCGAGAAGGTCTTCGCCGCCAATTGCGTGGCCTGTCACCAGGCCAACGGCAAGGGCATCCCGGGCAGCTTCCCCGCGCTCGACGGAGACAAGGTTGTCCTGGGCCCGAAAGCCGCCCAGATCAACACCGTGCTGAAGGGCAAGCCCGGCACCGCCATGGCGGCGTTCGGGCCCCAGCTCAATGATGTCGAGATCGCCGCGGTCATCAGCTATACGCGCCATGCCTGGAGCAACGCCGGCAAGGGGCAGGACCCGACAGTGATGCCGAAGGACGTGGCGGCCGCGCGTTGA
- a CDS encoding NUDIX hydrolase, giving the protein MPKQLSDLYAALSVRAQEPAPVGAHALYIAGRRCGWATHAACDALQGAAHIEADADALRIGATLSPGPALDAVLEQAAQLLRQANCLRGWRDELLDVLDGDIALGVIERAAMRPLGLLTKAVHLNAWTPDGRIWIARRALSKSTDPGMWDTLVGGLAGRGEDLDVALVRECGEEAGLDAPDLAQRSPLRTILRIHRRLPEGYQVEDVLTSTCVLAANARPANRDGEVMEIAAADVDTVVRRVADGEFTLEAALVILEDIMQRRAAGEI; this is encoded by the coding sequence ATGCCCAAACAGCTGTCCGATCTGTATGCCGCCCTGAGCGTACGGGCCCAGGAGCCCGCCCCGGTTGGCGCGCACGCGCTCTATATAGCGGGGCGCCGCTGCGGCTGGGCCACGCATGCCGCCTGCGATGCCTTGCAAGGCGCCGCTCACATCGAGGCCGATGCCGATGCATTGCGCATCGGCGCGACGCTGTCGCCCGGTCCCGCCCTCGACGCGGTGCTCGAACAGGCCGCGCAACTGTTGCGCCAAGCCAACTGCCTGCGCGGTTGGCGCGATGAATTGCTCGATGTGCTGGATGGCGATATCGCGCTCGGCGTCATCGAACGCGCGGCGATGCGGCCGCTGGGCCTGTTGACCAAGGCCGTCCACCTGAACGCCTGGACGCCCGATGGCCGCATCTGGATCGCGCGGCGCGCGCTCAGCAAATCCACCGACCCCGGCATGTGGGACACCCTGGTGGGCGGCCTGGCCGGCCGCGGCGAAGACCTGGACGTTGCGCTGGTGCGCGAATGCGGCGAGGAAGCTGGCCTGGACGCGCCGGACCTGGCGCAGCGCTCGCCGCTGCGCACCATCCTGCGCATCCACCGCCGCCTGCCCGAGGGCTACCAGGTCGAGGACGTGCTGACCAGCACCTGCGTGCTGGCGGCCAACGCGCGGCCCGCCAACCGCGATGGCGAAGTGATGGAAATCGCGGCCGCCGACGTCGACACCGTGGTACGGCGCGTGGCCGACGGTGAATTCACGCTGGAAGCGGCGCTGGTGATCCTCGAAGACATCATGCAGCGCCGCGCGGCCGGCGAAATCTGA